The genomic interval TGAGGGTTATATTATGACATTAGGGTTTAattaagagaagaaaggagagccGAATACAAAAGAAGTATTCTcttcaatttcattttctaatttgtcgAGTGGGCATCCTCATGTGAATTAAGTAGaggaagttgaaaaaaaaaactcgtATTATAATAAATACCGATTTGtacaaatatatttaattataaaaaatacacTCCAAAAAAATTACTAGAAGTCTAgaactcaaaaactccttcaattaaaaaaaaaaatctcttctaACTTCTTTTTATCACTCAAACTAAACTCTAAAAAGATTTTCCTAAAAAAATAAGTGACCTTTTAGTTCATCtaacaaaaattataatttatctttTCTAACATTTATTTCAATGGAACTCTACTTATCcctaaaaataaagaaagatatcacaTTGATTCGTCAATACTTTTCCTCATCGACTATTCTTTCGTAGTTATTTTGCTTATCATTCCAAGTTGTATTTTGAAGTTTTTGAACTTTGCACCATTAAGTCTTTTAGTAAATATGTCTACAATTTATCAAACTCTTTTACTTCATCTGCCTTAGTGAGTCCAACATTTTCATACTTGGAATCTAACTTTCCCTATTTTTTCTTATCTTCTTAAATGCGATTGAGGTTGCTCCttttttttatttggatggaTTTTTTCTAGTTGACTTATCTTATTTTCTCTTCAATTTATTGATATATTTCTATTTGTAATGAAAATTTAGTCTTCTCAAATGATTTATCACTAGTTGTTTCTTTATCTAGTGAACACCAACCGCCTTAATTCTCTTGCTCAAAGAAACACAACTCCTCACCCCctcaagaaaaagaaatgaagaaaagagcattaatttctattatttttactttCCCTGGCATAATTTATTTATAGGATGAAATCTTGAAAACAATTAATTCCATCTACTTATATTATGTTTGCTAAAGGTTCAAATTTTATACATACAActtactgaaaataaaatagaatatggAGGTAGAATTAAATTCTAtcatcctctcttttcttcctttcaaataaATAGGAGATGAGAAAAAGAAAACATTGATGAAACTGCCCAAatggggggagagagagagagagagaagttaATGAGGATAAATGATGTTTGTTATgagaaattttaattatgattAAACTTGTTGTGAGTTTGTGAAAATCCCATTGGTACAAGGTCAAAGTTCTGGTAAAAGACTTATTACAATGCCTAGTGATGCACTAGGAACACCAAGGTGTGCTAGCTAGCATGGCTGGAAATCATTCAAAGATGGACAATGCTCAATTGTAGAAGCACAACAAATGATGAATATGATAGTCCATCATCCCTCCTCTAACTCCTTAGATAGTGAAGCATCAATCTCTTCAAGCACTAAATCCACCCCTAACCATCATGCTTTCATTGACACTATCAAGACAAGAATTCAAATTCTTAAATATTAAACCACGAAGAATGACCGAAGAAGAAGATTATGCGCTTCATATGCATTTGTATGGGaactcaaaataaatattcaGAAATCAAAATGTTGTAGGAATAAAAGAAACAAATCCATATCATTTCCTTACCAAGCACACAAAATCATGATCAACAAAGATAATGAGATCTCAAGTGAAGGGTAATTTCAAGTGGAAAAAAAAACTACCTTAGGATAAATGATTCTTCTCATACTAAATTTCTAACAATACATAATTTATCAATGTAATTAAAAGAGTCTAAAATACAAGACTAATAAAAAAGAACGAGACGAAACAGGAGAAAAGTCATCTGCCTTTAGAATTAATGAGGCAAAATTTGAATATTTGGATAATTAAAGAGACACCCTTTGATCTTAtagttaattgaacaaattattaTAAAGTAAAAGActataaagaaagcataaattaTCATgttaaaagaattaaaaatatGGCATTTAATAATGAAGGGCATTACTAATTTACTATTAAGTAATGTAAGTTTTTAgaatatcattttaaaattatatgtttttagctttttaattaacatttgaaaatggCATTACCATTACAATAGtacatttaaaaaacttaaatgaCATTTTGTGTTAttgcatttgaaaataattattcgaTGATAATATTTATTGAAGGGCATTTATAATTGTCACTTATAAATAACATTTATTGCAATGCCACTGATATCATTTATAACATTGTAGTTACAAGAGAAAAAAGAGATGTGTCAAGTTGTTTGGGGAAGAGCTTGATGCATGCGACAAAGAAAACTTCTTTTGAGTTCCTTTTCTTCAATCCTTGTCTTTTAAAAAATACAAAACTTTCTTTTGTTATCAATTATACTTAAATTCATGAATCATGTACATAACACAGAACATCAAAAACTACACATGAAAATTGAGTAGATGAGGTTGTTTGATAGAGAAGAAATAATTGAGGTAGCAAGGTGGTGCCACCTGATGTGCGAAAGCCAAATTGAGTGGTACTCGGGCAGGATTTGCAACCAGCAAAAACCGAATTGAGGTAGCAACATAATGTCTGGTTTGTTTGTATTCATGATCTCTAAAACTCCAGGCCTTGGTCAGCAATAGAGATATTGTTCATCAATGCAAATCATCAATTAATATCCATTCTTGTCTAAAATGAATATTAGGAGACAAGCTTGAGTGAATAATTTATGCAAGAATTAAGACTAGATACAaagcatattatatattttatgtgAATAAATTCATATACAGTATTGTTAAGGAGATGGACTTGTAACACTAGGCATACTTGTTCGGAtgcatatttatttaatttacacATTGGTGATAAATAATTCTTATGCTGTCTTAATGGAAATTCACGAGCTGCATTTATCCGCTTTTTGTTAATGTGGCTAGTATTCAAAGCTGATGATAGTAACAATGCCATAATTGAGAGCAACAACCAAAAAAACAAATGAAAGAATCACTAAAAGGGGCAAATACAGCGAGACAAAgaaaataatcaataaattataCAAGTATATAGGTAGATTTGGACAGAATTGAAAGATATCAAATGCGACAAAAAAGATAATTTTGCTCGTCCTAAACAGCCCAATATTAAATCATGataaataaaaagataattttgCTCGTCCTAAACAGCCCAATATTAAATCATGataaataaaaagataattttgCTCCTCCGAAACAGCCCAATATTAAATCACGATACATTTTTCTTAGAGAAATAAACCCCACAAAATTTGACCCCTCGCCCAATGTGACAAACCACCACCCGAGTACCACCAACTGTACTATGCTCACGAGGGCAAGATATCAaagatagaaagaaaaaaaatgtgagTAAAATTCTACTTGACAtaataattacaataaatttacaATATCCAAATATTATTAGCAGTATAATCTTACAAAATGTTCGAGAATAAACCAATAGATTATTGTATTTTAGTGTCTATTTTTAATGGAACAATATGAAATCTTaacttggaagaaaaatctgttgaTCCTATTTGTGCTCACATTCTTTGATTCAAAAAGGCCAAGGAAGAAAGCATGTAACTGAATCACCCATCTATTTGGTCTCCAGTTGAAATTCCATCCTGAAAAGGAGCCGTAATTTAACCTTGGTCTGGAAGCAATGACTCTAGGCTTGAGTTTTCAAGCGTATCTAACATGGCCAAAGATCGCCCCAATGAGACCTCCGAGCCTGAAGGTGTAGATCGGGGTTCTTCCTTTGTGTGACTACCACATGCTCAAATGCACCCTCAGAGCCATCCCTTTTAGTTGATTTACATACATCCATTTGTACTTGCCTTCCCCTCCGTACCGGAGGGTAAATGATCCGACCCCAACCACTCCCAAGATTAGCATGGACGTCTTCATCATAGTCTTCCTTGTCATTTTGATGGAACAAGTTGGTTTCTGCAGTATCAGAAGCATATGGAACTAGTGCATTTTCAAATGAACTCTCTTCATCATTCCTTGTTGGAAACTGATCCTCTGCCAAAAAGATATATACAAAAATTATTGTCATTAGCAGAATCTTCCCTGAAGTACTAAAATATCCAAGAAAGATTTCATATGATtacacaaaaataataaaaaaagacagCAGTTTGCATGTGCAGAAGGGTTGATTTGGTTTTGCCAGAAATTCAAGCAGTCAACTGTTATTTTtagcataaaaaataaaataattagagTAAATTGTGCTAATCATATCATAGTAAGTCTATTCAGTTTATCTATAATCAAAATGACAATCAATCAGCTTTACCCATGTTCGGGATTTCTgcaatcaaaattttgaaaagttgttAAGTTGATTAGATAGCACGGTTTCAAATaacaaagaaaaatgatatatcTGTCTATTAATCAAAAACATTAGATCAACCCATTTCTTTGAATGAGTTGGCTGTTTAAAATTAAGACGGCAAAGGATGGCTAACCAAAGTCAATGATAAGATCCTCAGGGTTTCTCTTAGCCAGTCGCTCTTTAAGTGTCTCAAATTCCATACCATCAAGTGGCCATCCAGCTCTGTGCAAGACAAAAGGAAAGATAAAGAATCAGAGTTCTTTACATCATCGGAAGTACTAAAATTGAGAGAGCATTAAAGCAATTTTCTTTACCAAGAAAATTGAGATACAAAACATATATAACAAAGTTTATATTAGAAAAAAAGGTTTTTAACCAAAGAAATAATTTAATTGAGATTTCATCATTAGGACAAGTGCAACTAATAATCAAGCAATGGTAGACAAACTACAAAAGGGTGATGGTGGTATGTGATAGTGTTTTTAGGAAACATGCAAATATGTAACTAACATTTCAACAtgcataagaaaaaaaattcaagagaAGAAACATGATAAAGGCAGTGTACCTATCTAATTGTAAGTGCAATCAACCACCGTGTGATTAGACACTAAGTGCAACATCTACATCATAATAATAATGATGATTGCTGATGTACCAACCAACACTGTTGTTTGTGCTATCATGGACATGATATGGGTGCTTACTTTGCTATCATGTCAGCAACTTGTAGTCATTAGCTCTAACAGATGGATCTGAATAGAACATTTTTGTAAACTTGAAACCAaccaaaattaaaaagaaaaataggGTTAGGGATGAAGAGATTATATGCATGGATTTAGTCACCTATATCATATGCATAGTTTAAAAGGTATACTTTATATCACAATGAGTCAATAGCCTCTACGTTAATGAGAATACTTTCTACTATGTTTCTTTTATGGGTTCTTACTGTGGTCTGCTGCCACGTCTTAAAGCGACAAAGCAGAATTTCTCATCCTCAAAACCACGTAGTGGCTCGCCTTTCGACCTCTGGagatacattaaaaaaaaatcaaataattagTCAACAGAAGATGAATTTtcattgataatttaaaaataaacataACATTTTGAACGTCCTGAATGAAAGATGCTTGCCAATTGTCAAAGATGCACAGAGACAACTGCATGGCACTAGACTTTCAGAAAGCCTTAAAGTGATGCTTTATACAGTTTAATATGTTCAAGAATCAAAAGAagcaaatattgatacctaaacCTGCAGAGTGAACTCAATAAGTCGGAAAGGATCATCACGTTtcctaggggtgtcaaaaatgaacccgacccgacgacccaacccgagtcgacccgaaaaaaatcaggttcgggttgggcattttcgggttcaggtcgggttcgggttggagggttggagagtaaaaaattttcgggttgggtcgggttcgggttgactcgggttgacttaaatatagggttttgtaggtttttttggggttaaatcaaattttattttaaaaatttagatatttttatgtatatttgtatgataatgatggagtattgagataaaagtgaagaattataggaaaaatagcccaaaaaagtcgttttgaatcggattttcgggttatatgggtcgggttcgggttggtcgggttcgggtttaggtgttttgggttgaactcgggttcgggtcgggttaaaaaaaaaaaagattaactgTCACAATATTTGGTACCACATTCCTAATTTCATTTTACTGAAGATTTATTTAGTGATAATAGTTGCTTGGTGAATGTCAAAGTCCCTTATTTTGTGACCTTTGACTTCTCCAATTAGAACCGTTAGGAATtcctaatatattttaattatttattttagggATTTATGGCAGAGGTACCAATTAATATTTATAGATAATACTAATGCATTCTATAGATGAAGGTGGAATTACTCTATAGAAGTATGTTTGACTAAACTCTCTACACTTTGACAATAATCTAATCTAATATCAAATAAAGCTCATAGCGAAATCTGTAAAATCTGCTCAACTAACTTCCCTATTTCATAAACCAATTCGACCCTGATGATTGAACTAAGCCCAAATACTGACAAAGCCCACAAGCAATTACCTTGTATGCACGTTGTGATGTTGTTCTCTCAAGTCGTTGAACAAAATGACAGTATTTACCAGTATTCTCCAGAGGACAGCGTCCGTCATGAGGGCACTGAAAAAAGAATAAGCAAGTCACAGGAAAATAATTacaaaaaatttaatcaaaaatatTCCAGAaacagtcaaagaagctcacagGGGCAACCACAAATGCACCATCTTTAAGCATGTCATCTTGTCTAACAATGCTTTTCACATCACTAGAAATGGAATTTGATAGTCCAAGCTTCTTGCGGCATTTCTTCACAAGCAAGTGATGCAGAAAAGAGAATCAATTATAAAGTATATCAAAGCCTTTATCAAATTAGAAAAAAGTGAGACATAAAAAACAAGTGACTAATCGGAACAGTCAGCTTACCCTGTTCTCCATCCAGAGGATATATGAACGCATTTGGGTTATAATTTTGGATCCATGTGGAGTCCCAGGTTCCAACAAAACCTAGCCCAAACCACCTTTTTTCTCAGATAAAATGGTATAAAGAGATGGATCAAAAGTCAAACAAGTAAAATATCAAGACTAAGTCAAACAAGCTCAACATCAAAACTAAATGACTAACCCAAAAAAGGGCACAAAGATATTATTGTTAATACA from Zingiber officinale cultivar Zhangliang chromosome 6B, Zo_v1.1, whole genome shotgun sequence carries:
- the LOC121989352 gene encoding methyltransferase-like protein 17, mitochondrial — protein: MAASLLPEVSPKIFTAETLRAAAKQSQGIHLIPVSLRRTIKKFLRERKNGHMNRKVLLLSQSFNKIKYANLQLTASASRDLVENPFRPVVLRSGRWKIQSAYGDIGVKYSEDETVAYVASRMPAIYSACHRVLREVRRRVPEFSPSKVLDFGAGPGSALWAMREVWPRSLERVNLVEPSKSMQRAAQSLLQDLKGLPIIHSYDSIQALNRSLDKHDRRHDLVISSYALGEIPSLSDRITILRQLWDLTQDVLVLLEPGTPHGSKIITQMRSYILWMENRKCRKKLGLSNSISSDVKSIVRQDDMLKDGAFVVAPCPHDGRCPLENTGKYCHFVQRLERTTSQRAYKRSKGEPLRGFEDEKFCFVALRRGSRPQAGWPLDGMEFETLKERLAKRNPEDLIIDFEDQFPTRNDEESSFENALVPYASDTAETNLFHQNDKEDYDEDVHANLGSGWGRIIYPPVRRGRQVQMDVCKSTKRDGSEGAFEHVVVTQRKNPDLHLQARRSHWGDLWPC